A genomic stretch from Erysipelothrix sp. HDW6C includes:
- the kdpA gene encoding potassium-transporting ATPase subunit KdpA has product MGYSIIFCVLAACAMYGAGRYLYLIMNNRPLIGDRVLRPFEKFMMKMMGSRGANMGWKQYFFALFGMNMMLGLIGFILIMILSHNLMNPGQALNTIVSFITNTNLQHYAGETGLTLMTQMLVIITMMFVSSASGIAVGFAFIRALTGSEMGNFYADLIRILTRFLLPLSIFIGLLLVWQGVPQTIASQIHVTTITGQTQTLNVGPVAALEAIKHLGTNGGGYFGASSAMPFENPTIITNIINMIAMTLVPGGLLVAFGMKAYDRKKDRKHTSESTPLLVVSALFFFICLAIIILSETKGNPIFSQLGLENIGNLEGKELRFGVIQSSLFSTVSSAFTTGSVNAMHDSLTPMGGFVPLFLMMLNVVFGGSGVGFMNLIMYVLLTVFICGLMIGRTPEYLGKKIESNEMKRVAMVIIIHPLLILGFSAIALMVVGNLSGTHHSFTQVLYEFTSSAANNGSGFEGLVDNTTFWNLSTGVVMMIARYATMYLQLNVAGLLLRKQSMAQSSGTLRTNTGIFTIALVVIIVLISALTFFPALILGPISEALMLGL; this is encoded by the coding sequence ATGGGATATTCAATTATTTTTTGTGTCTTAGCTGCATGTGCAATGTATGGGGCAGGTCGTTATCTTTATTTGATTATGAACAATCGCCCTTTAATTGGTGATCGTGTTCTAAGACCATTTGAAAAGTTTATGATGAAAATGATGGGCAGTCGTGGTGCCAATATGGGGTGGAAGCAATATTTCTTTGCCCTATTTGGTATGAACATGATGCTTGGATTGATAGGCTTCATCTTGATTATGATTTTATCGCATAACTTGATGAATCCAGGTCAGGCCCTCAACACAATTGTAAGTTTTATTACCAATACAAACTTACAACATTATGCAGGAGAAACTGGACTTACATTGATGACACAAATGCTTGTTATCATTACAATGATGTTTGTTTCCAGTGCTTCGGGAATTGCAGTTGGTTTTGCATTTATTCGTGCTCTAACAGGTTCGGAAATGGGAAATTTCTATGCTGATCTAATTCGAATCCTTACGCGATTTTTATTACCATTATCAATTTTTATTGGATTGCTCTTGGTATGGCAAGGTGTTCCCCAAACCATCGCTTCACAAATACATGTGACAACCATTACCGGTCAAACACAGACACTTAATGTCGGACCTGTCGCAGCACTTGAAGCAATTAAACACCTTGGAACCAATGGTGGTGGATACTTTGGCGCAAGCTCAGCCATGCCATTTGAGAATCCAACAATCATTACGAATATTATCAATATGATTGCAATGACACTTGTCCCAGGCGGGTTGCTTGTTGCCTTTGGAATGAAGGCTTATGATCGAAAGAAAGATCGCAAGCACACAAGCGAGAGTACACCATTGTTGGTTGTTTCAGCATTGTTCTTCTTTATCTGCTTAGCAATCATTATACTTTCCGAAACAAAAGGAAATCCAATCTTCAGTCAACTCGGCTTGGAGAATATTGGTAATCTTGAGGGAAAAGAACTTCGTTTTGGTGTGATTCAATCATCATTATTCTCAACCGTATCATCTGCATTTACGACCGGGTCGGTGAATGCAATGCACGATTCCCTGACACCCATGGGTGGCTTTGTACCGCTCTTTCTCATGATGCTTAATGTCGTGTTTGGAGGATCGGGTGTTGGATTTATGAACTTAATCATGTATGTCCTCTTAACTGTATTCATTTGTGGATTAATGATTGGTCGTACGCCTGAATATCTTGGTAAGAAAATTGAAAGCAATGAAATGAAGCGTGTTGCAATGGTCATTATCATCCATCCATTGCTCATTCTTGGTTTCAGTGCCATTGCATTGATGGTTGTGGGTAATCTATCCGGAACACACCATAGCTTTACGCAAGTCTTGTATGAGTTTACGTCATCCGCCGCAAACAATGGGTCTGGATTTGAAGGGCTTGTTGATAATACAACCTTTTGGAACTTAAGCACTGGAGTCGTCATGATGATTGCACGTTATGCAACGATGTATCTTCAACTTAATGTTGCAGGGCTCTTATTGCGCAAGCAAAGCATGGCCCAATCGTCTGGTACATTACGCACGAATACGGGCATATTTACGATTGCTCTCGTTGTTATTATTGTATTGATTTCTGCACTTACATTTTTCCCAGCTTTGATTTTGGGACCGATTTCCGAAGCATTAATGCTTGGATTATAG
- the kdpF gene encoding K(+)-transporting ATPase subunit F, which translates to MGDVLMILLLVAIIGALFAYLIYALIYPEQF; encoded by the coding sequence ATGGGAGATGTTTTAATGATTCTATTACTTGTGGCAATCATTGGTGCATTGTTTGCGTATTTGATTTACGCACTTATTTATCCAGAACAATTTTAA
- a CDS encoding response regulator transcription factor encodes MMKANLLVVEDDKRIQNLIAATLDASGYKYSVASSGREALQLISANNPEIIILDLGLPDMDGVEIVGAVRQNASTPIIVVSARAEMDDKIAALDAGADDYLTKPFNTDELLARIRVAERRIRSLGDQETVFKNGELTINTEAGTVLVHAHELHVTPIEYKLLVLLSQNVGKVLTYNTILKEVWGLYSDNIPALRVFMTTLRKKIEKYDADNQYIQTHVGVGYRMIKVEETRLP; translated from the coding sequence TTGATGAAAGCAAACTTACTCGTCGTTGAAGATGATAAACGCATTCAAAACTTAATTGCTGCAACACTGGATGCCTCAGGGTATAAGTATTCAGTTGCAAGCAGTGGGCGTGAAGCATTGCAGCTCATCTCTGCAAACAATCCCGAAATAATCATTCTTGATCTGGGATTACCGGATATGGATGGGGTAGAAATTGTAGGTGCCGTGCGACAAAATGCATCGACACCGATAATCGTCGTGAGTGCGCGTGCCGAGATGGATGATAAAATTGCTGCATTGGATGCTGGCGCGGATGATTATCTTACAAAGCCCTTTAATACTGATGAACTGTTAGCACGAATTCGCGTGGCCGAGCGACGAATCCGCAGTCTTGGTGATCAAGAGACCGTTTTTAAGAATGGTGAATTGACCATCAATACTGAGGCAGGAACAGTACTTGTGCATGCACACGAACTGCATGTCACACCAATTGAATACAAACTGTTAGTTTTGTTATCACAAAATGTGGGGAAAGTATTGACCTACAACACGATTCTCAAAGAAGTATGGGGTCTGTACTCTGATAACATTCCTGCATTACGCGTTTTTATGACAACACTTCGTAAAAAAATTGAGAAATACGATGCGGATAACCAGTATATTCAAACCCATGTCGGGGTTGGATACCGCATGATTAAAGTTGAAGAAACTCGCCTCCCTTAA
- a CDS encoding sensor histidine kinase KdpD: MDRQSGKLKIFLGYAAGVGKTFAMLDEANELLRSGVDVVGGYIEPHQRPETTARIQNLEVLTPQTVDYKGVKLYEFDLEAALERNPEVVIVDELAHTNAPGSRHKKRYQDIEELLRNGIDVYTTVNIQHIESLNDVVETITGIVVNERVPDHVFEQADTVELIDIAPHELMTRLHRGKIYKETQAKRALENFFTEDKLVALREIALRKTADQINSAHYKTASYSAKEHILVCLSASPSNEKVIRTAARLSDAFHAQFTAVYVELEDDDDRVDHEVLRRNIRLAEELGAQITTLFGDDVAGQISEYAKVSHVTKIVIGRSIRQRHVFNRTSIIDQLSTYAPQIDVYVIPDTASGYYDKRKRILSKEEFRWKDGLIAGAVIMVATALGYLFADMGFSEANIIIVYLLGVLFISLLTRGRIWSGIASIVSVIVFNFFFTEPQFTLAAYDSGYPFTFLFMFIAALITSTLTTKIKMKDINSVKKTYRTEVLLETSLKFQQATTKEAIISELGQQVSKLVNRNVIVYSKEEGQLVPMVFADASPDYIHDELLNQQEQAIAQWVYANNKRAGAQTNTLSNGKCTYLAIRSVQKVVAVLAIELGDSVLDPFEKNLLVSLINEGGLALEKTELDESQRQSTLVLEQEKLRSNILRTISHDLRTPLTSISGNAKFLIDHETMEPHQRLSIYKDIQEDSLWLIDLVENLLAMTRIDNKNAIIHPEGEVLEDLIRESIQRVSAKTHGRMIQYTASDDIEMVDVDSKLMVQVFMNILDNALKYTPKDAVIAITTESIGNRVRIHFSDTGLGIQDKEHLFDMFYTENQDRQRGMGLGLYLVREIVNAHGGTISVSDVLPHGACFSIELERMMVDESKLTRR; this comes from the coding sequence ATGGACAGACAATCAGGAAAACTTAAAATATTCTTGGGCTATGCAGCAGGTGTTGGGAAGACTTTTGCAATGCTGGATGAGGCTAATGAATTACTGCGAAGTGGTGTCGATGTTGTGGGTGGCTATATCGAACCGCATCAGCGACCAGAAACGACGGCACGAATTCAAAATCTTGAAGTGCTCACACCGCAGACTGTTGACTACAAAGGGGTTAAGTTGTACGAGTTTGATCTTGAAGCTGCGCTTGAACGCAATCCAGAGGTTGTTATCGTTGATGAGCTTGCCCATACCAATGCCCCAGGATCGCGACATAAAAAAAGATATCAAGATATTGAAGAGTTACTCCGAAATGGTATCGATGTATACACGACCGTAAACATACAGCACATTGAAAGTCTGAACGATGTTGTTGAAACAATCACAGGGATTGTAGTTAATGAACGTGTTCCTGACCATGTATTTGAACAAGCGGATACCGTTGAGTTAATTGATATTGCACCTCACGAATTGATGACGCGCCTTCATCGTGGGAAAATTTACAAAGAAACACAAGCCAAACGAGCATTGGAAAATTTCTTCACTGAAGATAAACTGGTTGCTTTGCGTGAAATTGCCCTGCGGAAGACTGCCGATCAAATCAACAGTGCACACTATAAAACTGCAAGTTACAGTGCCAAAGAACATATCTTAGTGTGTTTATCCGCATCACCATCCAATGAGAAGGTGATTCGAACAGCTGCGCGTTTGAGTGATGCGTTTCACGCTCAGTTTACGGCAGTTTATGTCGAACTCGAAGATGACGATGATCGTGTAGACCATGAGGTTTTGCGTCGAAACATTCGCCTGGCTGAGGAACTGGGCGCACAAATCACAACCCTTTTTGGTGATGATGTTGCGGGACAAATATCCGAATACGCTAAAGTGAGCCATGTTACAAAAATCGTAATTGGTCGCTCCATTCGTCAACGTCATGTATTCAATCGCACCTCAATTATTGATCAATTAAGTACCTACGCACCACAAATTGATGTCTATGTCATTCCGGACACAGCAAGTGGATATTATGATAAACGTAAACGGATTCTTTCAAAAGAAGAATTTCGTTGGAAGGATGGATTGATCGCTGGAGCTGTGATTATGGTTGCAACTGCACTGGGATATCTCTTTGCCGATATGGGGTTCAGTGAAGCCAACATTATTATTGTCTATCTCTTGGGCGTACTGTTTATATCTTTGCTTACGCGCGGTCGCATTTGGTCGGGGATTGCATCGATTGTATCGGTTATCGTTTTTAATTTTTTCTTTACCGAACCGCAGTTTACTTTGGCTGCTTATGACTCGGGTTACCCTTTTACGTTTTTATTTATGTTTATTGCCGCTTTGATTACAAGTACGCTTACGACGAAAATAAAAATGAAAGACATTAATTCTGTGAAAAAGACATACCGTACTGAAGTCCTTTTAGAAACCAGTTTAAAATTCCAACAAGCAACGACAAAAGAAGCAATTATATCGGAATTAGGACAGCAAGTTAGCAAACTTGTGAATCGCAATGTTATTGTTTATTCTAAGGAAGAGGGACAGCTTGTGCCAATGGTCTTTGCCGACGCCAGCCCGGACTACATCCACGATGAACTGTTAAATCAGCAAGAACAAGCTATTGCACAGTGGGTGTATGCCAACAACAAACGGGCAGGAGCGCAGACAAACACACTTTCAAATGGAAAATGCACATACCTTGCCATTCGCTCAGTCCAAAAAGTTGTTGCTGTTCTTGCAATCGAATTGGGTGATAGTGTCTTGGATCCTTTTGAGAAAAACCTGCTCGTATCTTTAATAAATGAAGGTGGGCTCGCTTTAGAGAAAACAGAGTTGGATGAGAGCCAACGACAATCAACGTTGGTTCTTGAACAAGAGAAACTGCGTTCCAATATTCTACGAACAATTTCCCATGATTTAAGGACGCCGCTCACAAGTATTTCAGGAAATGCAAAATTCTTAATTGACCACGAAACAATGGAGCCTCACCAACGCCTCAGTATCTACAAAGATATTCAAGAAGATTCGCTTTGGTTGATTGACCTTGTCGAAAACCTGCTGGCAATGACACGCATTGATAATAAGAATGCAATTATTCATCCTGAGGGTGAAGTGCTTGAAGATTTGATTCGCGAAAGCATCCAACGAGTCAGTGCTAAAACACACGGTCGCATGATTCAATACACCGCTAGCGATGACATTGAGATGGTCGATGTTGATTCCAAACTTATGGTTCAGGTCTTTATGAATATTCTCGATAATGCCCTTAAATATACTCCAAAAGATGCAGTAATTGCAATTACTACAGAATCGATTGGGAATCGTGTACGCATTCACTTCAGTGATACAGGTTTGGGGATTCAAGACAAAGAACATCTCTTTGATATGTTCTACACTGAAAACCAAGACCGCCAACGGGGTATGGGACTGGGTCTTTACTTGGTTCGAGAGATTGTAAATGCTCATGGCGGAACAATTAGTGTATCGGATGTACTACCTCATGGTGCTTGTTTTAGTATTGAACTTGAAAGGATGATGGTTGATGAAAGCAAACTTACTCGTCGTTGA
- a CDS encoding DIP1984 family protein — translation MKLAECLLLRAENRTKIFELQQRILKNSKIQEDSKPLEDPNDLIASLLQLSDEQAALIARINNANSVTKLKDGRSIIDAIVARDNLVAKRDALVGIVNNATDQDYRLTRTEIKTVVLIDIPKLQKKIDGFAKDIRMLDVAIQELNWSTEI, via the coding sequence ATGAAACTTGCTGAATGTTTATTACTACGTGCAGAGAATCGAACTAAAATATTCGAACTGCAACAGAGAATTTTGAAGAATTCTAAGATACAAGAAGACTCAAAACCACTGGAGGATCCCAATGATTTGATTGCAAGTCTGCTTCAATTAAGCGATGAGCAGGCGGCGCTTATTGCGCGCATCAACAATGCCAATAGCGTGACCAAACTCAAGGATGGCCGATCAATCATTGATGCAATTGTGGCTCGTGATAATCTTGTGGCGAAACGGGATGCACTCGTTGGAATTGTCAATAATGCGACAGATCAAGATTATCGACTCACACGAACAGAAATTAAAACAGTCGTTCTTATTGATATTCCAAAGCTTCAAAAAAAAATCGACGGCTTTGCTAAGGATATTCGCATGTTGGACGTTGCAATTCAAGAACTCAACTGGAGTACGGAAATATAA
- a CDS encoding HD domain-containing protein: protein MDSFIRNDKRIQGYYQTIYEDERQSGTACHDIEHAERVIALMDDLMQQLNVDETYRKDALIAGLLHDIGCVHGKPGHAQRGYEMALEYFESHAIRLTNHDAVLEAIRDHGSSYDSPSLMTRVLILCDKLDLVQSRLAPEGYETYGIRQIQHITAVSIVADETTLIVRFTTAPEFNLEEFTTFTFLDKVFTAITTFAASISREPIVMINDCTWNRKNIL from the coding sequence ATGGATTCATTCATTCGTAATGACAAGCGTATTCAAGGATACTACCAAACAATTTATGAAGATGAGCGACAAAGCGGTACAGCATGTCATGATATTGAACATGCCGAACGCGTCATCGCTCTCATGGATGATTTAATGCAGCAACTCAATGTTGACGAAACCTATCGTAAAGATGCACTGATTGCAGGATTGCTACATGATATTGGCTGTGTCCATGGGAAACCCGGTCACGCTCAACGCGGTTATGAAATGGCACTTGAATATTTTGAATCCCATGCGATACGGCTCACAAACCACGATGCTGTTCTGGAAGCAATTCGTGACCATGGTTCGAGTTATGATAGCCCCTCACTCATGACTCGCGTTCTCATCCTTTGTGATAAACTTGATCTTGTTCAATCGCGCTTAGCGCCAGAAGGTTATGAAACATATGGGATTCGTCAAATTCAACACATCACTGCAGTTTCAATTGTGGCTGATGAAACAACACTGATTGTTCGATTTACGACAGCACCCGAGTTTAATCTTGAAGAGTTTACGACGTTTACATTTTTAGACAAAGTGTTTACGGCCATCACTACATTTGCTGCATCGATTTCACGAGAGCCAATCGTAATGATTAATGATTGCACTTGGAATCGAAAAAACATCCTTTAG
- a CDS encoding ABC transporter ATP-binding protein has product MKTCLQTHELTKIHKGVTIVDNVSITIKPGEIFGLVGPNGAGKTTLMKMIMNLVKPTHGDLDILGESVTPTSYKYLQNIGSIIETPRFMEDLTVLQNMEIHAQYYGYNNTSRIMDVLGRVGMATHKNLPVNRCSLGMKQRIAIARAILCEPKLLILDEPINGLDPAGMREIRLVLKRLAHEEGMSILVSSHILAELEQIIDAVAIMKNGTLIEQLTMNEIHARNLEYFVLETPDVQKALVYLTTTLNINNCAIVGERHIRIYEMSLSYQELFAKLAQGDFSVDGFEKEKKTLEDYFMSQTKRGSEDA; this is encoded by the coding sequence ATGAAAACATGCTTACAAACACACGAACTCACCAAAATTCATAAGGGTGTTACAATCGTTGACAATGTATCGATTACGATTAAACCTGGGGAAATATTTGGCCTTGTTGGACCCAATGGGGCTGGGAAAACCACACTTATGAAAATGATTATGAATTTAGTCAAACCCACACACGGTGACTTGGATATATTAGGAGAATCCGTAACACCTACGAGTTACAAGTATTTACAGAATATCGGCAGTATCATAGAAACACCACGTTTTATGGAAGATCTGACGGTTCTACAAAATATGGAGATTCATGCGCAATACTATGGTTACAACAACACCAGTCGTATTATGGATGTTTTGGGTCGCGTTGGAATGGCGACTCATAAAAACCTTCCAGTAAATCGCTGCTCCTTGGGGATGAAGCAACGAATTGCAATTGCCCGGGCAATATTATGTGAACCGAAGTTACTGATTCTTGATGAGCCAATTAATGGATTGGATCCGGCAGGAATGCGAGAAATTCGTTTGGTTCTCAAACGCTTGGCTCACGAAGAAGGTATGAGTATTCTTGTATCCAGTCACATTCTGGCTGAATTGGAGCAAATTATTGATGCCGTTGCAATCATGAAGAACGGTACATTAATTGAACAATTAACAATGAATGAGATTCATGCTCGCAATCTTGAGTACTTTGTCCTTGAGACACCCGATGTCCAAAAAGCACTTGTTTATCTTACAACAACCCTTAACATCAATAATTGTGCAATTGTCGGTGAACGTCACATTCGTATTTATGAAATGTCGCTATCGTATCAGGAACTCTTTGCAAAACTTGCACAAGGCGATTTTAGTGTCGATGGATTTGAGAAAGAAAAGAAAACACTTGAAGATTATTTTATGAGCCAAACGAAACGAGGATCCGAAGATGCTTAA
- a CDS encoding cell wall metabolism sensor histidine kinase WalK: protein MIRDKEIRAITEQIMKVTDHETFQPILTDSINKTVMELCNQLNHNFSMQKRQLAAYYDTQDSYRKMLSNISHDLKTPLTVVKGMLELVDLEHRDRETNQQYLHKIEEKVNDVIHMIHDFFDLNKLESNDTPMLLEPLDLSELSRKVILTHYDAIDQKQLTLDIDVPDHPVLVNANQQALERVLDNLITNAIQYGSDGKVIGLRIKHVAHRVEMMIWDRGKGIEALNQSHVFERLFTLEDSRSKDYSGSGLGLTITKRLVESMNGTISLESVPYHYTEFKITLNQS from the coding sequence ATGATTCGCGATAAAGAGATACGCGCCATTACTGAGCAAATTATGAAAGTTACGGATCACGAAACATTTCAACCCATCCTTACCGATTCCATCAATAAAACTGTTATGGAACTTTGTAATCAACTCAACCATAATTTCAGCATGCAAAAACGTCAACTTGCGGCATACTACGACACACAGGATAGTTATCGAAAAATGCTATCAAATATTTCTCACGACCTAAAGACACCGCTGACAGTTGTAAAGGGTATGTTGGAACTGGTTGATTTGGAGCATCGTGATCGTGAAACAAACCAACAATATCTCCATAAAATTGAAGAGAAAGTGAATGATGTCATCCATATGATTCATGACTTTTTTGATTTAAACAAACTCGAATCCAATGATACGCCCATGCTATTAGAACCGCTTGACTTAAGCGAGTTGAGTCGCAAAGTTATCCTGACTCATTATGATGCCATTGACCAAAAACAACTGACACTTGATATTGATGTCCCCGATCACCCAGTGCTTGTTAATGCAAATCAGCAAGCGTTGGAACGCGTTTTGGATAATCTCATTACCAATGCGATTCAGTATGGTAGTGATGGAAAAGTCATCGGACTGCGCATCAAACACGTTGCCCACCGTGTTGAAATGATGATCTGGGACCGTGGAAAAGGCATTGAAGCACTGAACCAATCGCATGTTTTCGAACGCTTGTTTACACTCGAGGACTCACGAAGTAAGGACTACTCAGGAAGTGGGCTGGGATTAACAATTACCAAACGTCTTGTTGAATCGATGAATGGAACCATTAGTTTGGAGAGTGTACCGTACCACTATACTGAATTTAAAATTACCCTAAATCAATCGTAA